TCTTCCGGAGGACGGGCGCGAGCTTGTCGACGACCGTGCCGGCGACGATCAGGAGGTCGGCCTGGCGCGGCGAGAAGCGCACGACCTCGGCCCCGAAGCGCGCCAGGTCGTAATGAGAGGAGACGATCGACATGTATTCGATGGCGCAGCAGGCGGTGCCGAACGGGAGGGGCCACAGGGAGTTCTTGCGCGCCCACGCGACGAGGTTGTCCAGACGGGTCGTGAAGAAGTCCGCGGAGCCGGAAGGCATCGTGTCGAGCGGGCGGGCCGGCGGACCGGCCGCGACGGGCTGCTTTGCTCCCAAACGCGCCATCGATCCGAATATATCAATGTCGGGCGCGCCGATGCATCGAGTACGGCGCCGCCGGGTTGAAGCGATCGCGTTCCGCGTCGCTCAACTCGGCGGGCTCCCCGCCGCTCAGCGCGAGCAGGCCGCGGCGGAAGAGGCGATGCGGACGGTGGGAACCGCGATACTTCGAAGGGGGTCGGCTGGCGTTTCCGACGGCCAGGTCGGACAATAGGTTGCCGGAGGACGCATGAGCGATCCCGTATGCGAGCTGCCGAAGAAGAACGCGTCGACCGAGGAGATCCGCCGGCTGCTCTCGGAGGCGAAGACGATCGCCGTCGTCGGGCTGTCGGACGATCCCGCGCGCGACAGCCACCGAATCGCGGCGTACCTGCAGGACCGGGGCTACCGCGTGATCCCCGTCAACCCGAGAGTCGGGGAAGTCCTCGGGGAAAAGGCGTATCCCGACCTCGCGAGCGTGCCGGTGCCGATCGACATCGTCGACGTGTTCCGCCGCGTCGAGGCGATCCCCGCGATCGTCGACGAGGCGATCGCGGCCGGCGCGAAGGCCGTCTGGATGCAGCTCGGCCTCGCCCACAACGCCTCGGCCGAGAAGGCGCGCGCCGCGGGGCTCGACGTCGTGATGAACAAGTGCATCATGGTCGAGCACCGGAGGCTCGGGCCCTGACGGATCTCCTGCAACTTTCCTTCCGGTGCCGCGTAGATGACGCCAGAGGGAGCGGCTGTCATGAGATGGATCCGGAATTCGACTGCGGTTGCGACCGGTCTCTTCTGGTCTGTCGCGTCGGCGGCGCCGGCGCCCGCGCGATCGGCCGAGCAATGGCGCCGGGACCTCGTGACGCTCGCCGCCGAACTTCCGAGAAGACACCCGAGGCCGTTCCACGCGGTTCGCGAGTCGGATTGGCGGGCCGCGGTCGCGGACCTCGACGCCCGAATCCCGACGCTTTCGCCGAACCAGACGAAGGTCGGATTCATGAAACTCGTCGCGATGATCGGGGACGGGCACACGGTGCTCTCGCCGTTGGCCGGGCCGGAGCTCGGATTTCACTCCGTGCCCGTTCGGTTCTACCAGTTCTCGAATGGCATTTTCGTTCGCGCGGCTGACGCCGAGCACCGAGATCTCATCGGTGCGCGGCTCACGACGGTCGGAACCGTCGGAGTGGACGAGGCTATCCGGCGCATCGCGCCGATCGTCTCCCGAGACAACGACGAGGGCCTGAAGCTCGTCGTGCCGAAGTACCTGGGGATTCCGGAAATTCTCGACGGGCTCGGGCTGA
This genomic window from Thermoanaerobaculia bacterium contains:
- a CDS encoding CoA-binding protein is translated as MSDPVCELPKKNASTEEIRRLLSEAKTIAVVGLSDDPARDSHRIAAYLQDRGYRVIPVNPRVGEVLGEKAYPDLASVPVPIDIVDVFRRVEAIPAIVDEAIAAGAKAVWMQLGLAHNASAEKARAAGLDVVMNKCIMVEHRRLGP
- a CDS encoding NADH-quinone oxidoreductase subunit B; translated protein: MPSGSADFFTTRLDNLVAWARKNSLWPLPFGTACCAIEYMSIVSSHYDLARFGAEVVRFSPRQADLLIVAGTVVDKLAPVLRK